One genomic window of Eggerthella timonensis includes the following:
- a CDS encoding DUF6273 domain-containing protein — translation MKKLTISISRTTIASLAEVKAHAEDISARGAGSPYYDRYIGYVSDEKRYECKTKWDGVSYDVRIIGVNHDTKSDNSGTAGLTFQFVNCLEPHDLDDWGYNKGYRFNAGTSSFNTNAGGWGASELRARMNPGEDSVAYGTDDNAIWSMVPGELQDAIVEVEKRYAQSSDADTVVVSPDKLFVASYSELVASSYWSDSYPWTSQEGDQYEYWKGKVTNNAAGNPLLSKCNQSSSSAIIWWERSIAPYEGSSSFAFVAPNGNPGSYNGASNSNGVCPCFCL, via the coding sequence GTGAAGAAACTGACGATTTCTATCTCAAGGACAACGATAGCCAGCTTAGCCGAAGTCAAGGCACATGCTGAAGATATCTCCGCCAGAGGTGCGGGGTCGCCGTACTACGATCGGTACATCGGCTACGTATCCGACGAAAAACGATACGAGTGCAAGACGAAGTGGGACGGCGTCTCTTACGACGTGCGGATCATAGGCGTCAACCACGACACCAAGTCAGACAATTCCGGCACGGCAGGCCTCACCTTCCAGTTCGTGAACTGCCTCGAGCCTCATGACTTAGACGATTGGGGCTACAACAAAGGATATCGTTTTAACGCGGGAACTTCCTCGTTCAACACTAATGCAGGAGGTTGGGGAGCGAGCGAGTTGCGAGCCCGGATGAATCCGGGAGAGGACAGCGTTGCGTACGGAACCGACGATAACGCCATATGGAGCATGGTTCCTGGCGAGTTGCAGGATGCCATCGTGGAGGTGGAAAAGAGATACGCGCAGTCTAGCGATGCGGATACCGTCGTTGTTTCTCCTGATAAGCTGTTCGTAGCGAGTTACTCGGAGCTTGTTGCAAGCAGCTATTGGTCGGACAGCTATCCTTGGACTTCGCAAGAGGGCGACCAGTATGAGTATTGGAAAGGCAAGGTGACCAACAATGCTGCAGGAAACCCTCTTCTTTCCAAATGCAATCAGTCCTCTTCGTCGGCGATTATCTGGTGGGAACGCTCCATTGCTCCTTATGAGGGAAGTTCGAGTTTCGCCTTCGTAGCTCCGAACGGTAATCCTGGAAGCTATAACGGTGCAAGTAATTCGAATGGCGTGTGCCCCTGCTTCTGCCTCTAA
- a CDS encoding helix-turn-helix domain-containing protein translates to MGLSESLNNIFYERDLTQADLCRMSGITTSMMSDYVSGKKEPTLPKAVAMADALGISLDELAGRSVPQIPLERQLISSFRALKPEGQEMLATLARALRSVY, encoded by the coding sequence GTGGGCTTATCCGAGTCGTTGAACAACATCTTCTACGAACGCGATCTGACGCAGGCCGACCTGTGCAGGATGTCGGGCATCACCACGAGCATGATGTCGGATTACGTTTCGGGAAAGAAGGAGCCTACGCTGCCCAAGGCCGTCGCCATGGCCGACGCCTTGGGCATTTCGCTTGATGAGCTGGCCGGACGTTCGGTACCGCAGATCCCGCTCGAGCGCCAGCTGATCAGCAGCTTCCGCGCGCTCAAGCCCGAGGGCCAGGAGATGCTGGCCACCCTAGCCCGCGCGCTGCGCTCCGTCTACTGA
- a CDS encoding leucine-rich repeat protein, whose product MPLSQDPKPAAGDLRADGLVFRVQPDGASAALVGWYGEKLPADVVVPARVSSGGDPYEVRAIGVADDEGRCGPLLKGSEIESLSIPATVSEIADGALSGCDSLSRIAVSHENEAYSSFDGMLFSKDLSDLLLVPEGKEGAAMLPDQTATVPASAFSRCRRLLKAEVGEGCAAFSSRNGILYSKDVKALVACPPGAGGAVVVPEGVEAIGSGALAGCALSSLTVLGDVREIAPDAFDDAAKAAVVALPEGAGREVWEAAGFARFAEPASPGDTAELEPAGPDAPEGEDPGSPRAGLSFEVLDDYTLSASWAGGEAPSELSIPATAEVGGASYRVSAVAPAGFSNLATLESVILPAGVSAIGDAAFAGCTSLASIDVPDGVTLIGERAFEATALTEAWLPESARTVGPRAFAACGSLSRVVALGSPDVAPDALAECSGVSVYCPAGSEDAWSPGLPAAGNHVLPYAATLSAEPLALAAGETADLLEGGELLAPEPVEASYSYPAKPLSVDADGSVAGKSEGAADVAVSLTLDGVELARASRSVEVAPGEADASSSEPAVVSEDRQLLPSAYLAGERAAAAPISVTAPVAVTFGDGNGYDVANPATSVTSKGRFVNNSNGMVTLSNLSCEDVGASALLEAGDGSPALESQALFSLYPGDDVSKAVDFGYGAEVRSAQPRGEKDFLIPAEGGLDCTYRLNLEGATVRSSAADNGMSVKPLANVICTFENVSFYLKDVSKNSVYSLDEVKAQAEDISSNGESSEYWKVYQGYIADDSAYECKVAWGDGQTYDLRIIGINHDDKVSGGKAGLTFQFKNLLDMTYRMKDAANCIGGWGQSELRANMNPGVDTTIDGKDENIIWDQVPPALQQAIVPVKKYYGPDRTSTDPAVEISNDSLFLASYRELSDGIYSGISTLAWLSNEGSQYEYWQGKVPNSWTPNPSMVKGKQSSQSEAIPWWMRTVSPGTASNYLMMASNGDPASGTAATSNLPGTCPCFCL is encoded by the coding sequence GTGCCGCTCTCCCAAGACCCCAAGCCCGCCGCCGGCGACCTGCGCGCCGACGGCCTCGTGTTCCGCGTGCAGCCCGACGGCGCGTCGGCCGCGCTCGTCGGCTGGTACGGCGAGAAGCTGCCCGCCGACGTGGTCGTTCCCGCGCGCGTTTCGAGCGGCGGCGACCCCTACGAGGTGCGGGCGATCGGCGTCGCCGACGACGAGGGGCGCTGCGGGCCCCTGCTTAAAGGCTCCGAGATCGAGTCGCTCTCGATCCCCGCGACCGTCTCCGAGATCGCCGACGGCGCTCTCTCCGGCTGCGATTCCCTGTCCCGCATCGCCGTCTCTCACGAGAACGAAGCCTACTCCTCCTTCGACGGCATGCTCTTCTCGAAGGACCTCTCAGACCTCCTGCTCGTTCCCGAGGGCAAGGAGGGCGCGGCCATGCTCCCCGACCAGACGGCGACTGTCCCTGCCTCGGCATTTTCCCGGTGCCGGAGGCTCCTTAAAGCCGAAGTCGGGGAGGGCTGCGCCGCGTTCTCCTCGCGGAACGGTATCCTCTATTCCAAGGACGTGAAGGCGCTCGTCGCGTGCCCGCCCGGCGCGGGCGGGGCCGTCGTCGTCCCGGAGGGCGTCGAGGCCATCGGCTCGGGCGCGCTCGCGGGCTGCGCCCTCTCGTCCCTGACGGTCTTGGGCGACGTGCGCGAGATCGCGCCCGACGCGTTCGACGACGCCGCGAAGGCCGCCGTCGTCGCGCTGCCCGAAGGCGCCGGCCGCGAAGTCTGGGAGGCCGCGGGCTTCGCGAGGTTCGCCGAGCCGGCGAGCCCCGGCGACACGGCCGAGCTGGAACCTGCCGGCCCCGACGCGCCCGAAGGCGAGGATCCCGGCTCCCCGCGGGCCGGCCTCTCCTTCGAGGTGCTCGACGACTACACCCTTTCGGCCTCCTGGGCGGGCGGCGAGGCCCCCTCGGAGCTCTCGATCCCCGCCACCGCCGAGGTCGGGGGCGCGTCCTATCGCGTGAGCGCCGTCGCCCCCGCGGGCTTCTCGAACCTGGCGACCCTCGAGTCCGTCATCCTCCCGGCGGGCGTCTCGGCGATCGGCGACGCCGCCTTCGCGGGCTGCACCTCGCTCGCCTCCATCGACGTCCCCGACGGCGTCACATTAATAGGCGAGCGGGCCTTCGAGGCGACCGCCCTGACGGAGGCCTGGCTCCCCGAAAGCGCCCGGACGGTAGGCCCGCGCGCCTTCGCCGCGTGCGGCTCGCTCTCGCGCGTCGTCGCGCTGGGCAGCCCGGACGTGGCCCCCGACGCCCTCGCCGAGTGCTCGGGAGTCTCGGTCTACTGCCCGGCCGGCTCAGAGGATGCCTGGAGCCCCGGCCTTCCCGCCGCGGGCAACCACGTGCTCCCGTACGCCGCGACGCTCTCGGCGGAGCCGCTGGCCCTGGCCGCCGGCGAGACCGCCGACCTCCTCGAGGGCGGCGAGCTCCTTGCCCCCGAGCCGGTGGAGGCGTCCTACTCATACCCGGCGAAGCCCCTGTCCGTCGATGCCGACGGCTCCGTCGCCGGCAAGTCCGAGGGCGCGGCCGACGTGGCCGTCTCCCTGACGCTCGACGGCGTCGAGCTCGCCCGCGCCTCGCGCTCGGTCGAGGTGGCCCCCGGCGAGGCCGACGCTTCTTCGTCCGAGCCCGCGGTCGTCAGCGAGGACCGCCAGCTCCTTCCGTCCGCCTACCTCGCCGGCGAGCGTGCCGCCGCGGCCCCCATCAGCGTCACCGCCCCGGTCGCCGTCACCTTCGGCGACGGCAACGGCTACGACGTGGCGAACCCGGCGACGAGCGTCACGTCGAAGGGCCGCTTCGTCAACAATTCGAACGGCATGGTGACCTTGTCGAATCTGTCCTGCGAAGACGTTGGGGCCTCGGCTCTCCTTGAGGCGGGCGACGGTTCCCCTGCGCTCGAATCCCAGGCGCTCTTCTCTCTGTACCCTGGCGATGACGTTTCTAAAGCCGTCGATTTTGGATACGGTGCAGAGGTTCGTTCTGCGCAGCCTCGTGGCGAGAAGGACTTCTTGATTCCCGCAGAGGGCGGGCTCGACTGTACCTATCGGTTGAATCTTGAAGGTGCCACGGTGCGGTCGTCCGCAGCCGATAACGGCATGAGCGTTAAACCTCTCGCTAACGTGATCTGCACATTTGAGAACGTGAGCTTCTATTTGAAAGACGTCTCGAAGAATTCCGTGTATAGCCTCGATGAAGTGAAGGCTCAGGCCGAGGACATCTCGTCGAACGGCGAGTCCTCCGAGTATTGGAAGGTTTATCAGGGTTATATCGCTGACGATTCCGCGTACGAATGCAAGGTCGCATGGGGTGACGGCCAAACGTACGACTTGCGAATTATCGGGATCAACCATGACGACAAGGTATCCGGCGGCAAGGCCGGCCTCACGTTCCAGTTCAAGAACCTGCTGGATATGACGTATCGAATGAAGGATGCTGCAAACTGCATAGGAGGCTGGGGGCAAAGCGAGCTGCGGGCGAATATGAATCCCGGTGTGGATACGACGATCGACGGGAAGGACGAAAACATCATCTGGGACCAGGTGCCTCCTGCTTTGCAGCAGGCTATCGTGCCTGTCAAGAAATACTACGGCCCAGACAGAACTTCGACGGATCCCGCTGTTGAGATTTCGAACGACAGTCTTTTTCTCGCGAGCTATCGAGAGCTTTCGGACGGCATCTACAGCGGCATATCAACGTTGGCGTGGCTCAGCAACGAAGGTTCGCAATACGAATACTGGCAGGGAAAAGTGCCGAACAGCTGGACGCCGAATCCCAGCATGGTGAAGGGCAAGCAGTCATCGCAATCGGAAGCGATTCCTTGGTGGATGCGAACGGTGAGCCCGGGTACCGCTTCGAACTATCTTATGATGGCTTCGAATGGCGACCCTGCGAGTGGCACTGCCGCCACGAGCAATTTGCCGGGCACCTGCCCCTGCTTCTGCCTCTGA
- a CDS encoding InlB B-repeat-containing protein: MTRRLNAQNVPGLAYAALVFAFVCLLAMPTAAFAEGTQLGLRITDSSSSQGSSDPSTGQPGSTTLGIRVTDSSSGAPLTVTLSFVSPGGSTVASQAVLYNSAPVRPDDPSWAGHRFDGWYCDETYETLYDFGTPLTEDATAYAKWTSLYTVSFDSNEGQGTMESMPMVFGESKNLTANGFVRTGYAFAGWNTQPDGSGDFYADGSSVLDLAVTPGDTVTLYAQWSLRISCSVPAAPCVTIDAAGKATGQTGAFVSSTVEPLCVTAIESEVLPAASSIFADQSTLEGVRMVLTPSAGSSVHVPLSTSGGGVASGFIIPKQEGSKRGELVVSFGLALPSNAKLSYCSDAVDIAQIAYAISPASDVDV; the protein is encoded by the coding sequence ATGACCAGACGGTTGAATGCGCAGAACGTGCCCGGTCTTGCGTACGCAGCCTTAGTCTTCGCGTTCGTCTGCTTGCTCGCGATGCCTACGGCCGCGTTCGCGGAAGGCACGCAGCTGGGGCTGCGCATCACGGATTCATCCTCGTCGCAGGGTTCGAGCGATCCGTCCACGGGACAGCCCGGATCGACGACGCTCGGCATTAGAGTGACGGACTCCTCAAGCGGCGCCCCATTGACCGTGACTCTTTCGTTTGTCTCTCCCGGGGGTTCGACCGTTGCGTCTCAGGCGGTGCTCTACAACTCGGCACCCGTAAGGCCAGACGATCCGTCGTGGGCAGGGCATCGCTTCGATGGCTGGTATTGCGACGAAACGTACGAGACGCTTTACGATTTCGGAACGCCGCTCACGGAAGATGCGACGGCCTATGCGAAGTGGACGAGCCTGTACACCGTTTCGTTCGACTCCAACGAGGGGCAGGGTACGATGGAATCGATGCCCATGGTTTTCGGCGAATCCAAGAATCTGACCGCGAACGGATTTGTGCGTACGGGCTATGCGTTCGCAGGATGGAATACGCAGCCCGACGGCTCGGGCGACTTTTATGCTGACGGGTCGTCGGTGCTCGATCTGGCCGTGACGCCTGGCGATACCGTAACGCTCTACGCCCAATGGTCGCTTCGTATCTCTTGCTCCGTGCCTGCCGCACCTTGCGTCACCATCGATGCGGCCGGAAAGGCGACGGGGCAAACCGGAGCTTTTGTGTCTTCGACCGTTGAGCCCTTGTGCGTGACCGCGATCGAAAGCGAGGTGCTTCCTGCGGCCAGCTCGATTTTCGCCGATCAGTCCACGCTCGAGGGAGTTCGGATGGTGCTTACCCCGTCTGCCGGATCTTCGGTGCATGTGCCGCTTTCGACCTCCGGGGGAGGCGTGGCTTCTGGGTTCATCATTCCGAAGCAGGAAGGCTCGAAACGAGGCGAGCTTGTCGTTTCTTTCGGCCTTGCCCTCCCCTCGAATGCGAAGCTTTCCTATTGCTCCGATGCGGTCGATATTGCGCAGATAGCCTATGCGATCAGTCCCGCTTCCGATGTTGACGTGTAG
- a CDS encoding MFS transporter: MNTLLNRSFVSVIFAQIASLFGDAVLRFALPLYVLNQTGSAALMGAVSACAWIPYIVLTPIGGVAADRVNKRRIMAALDAILAVTCGAFLALDGVIDLVGLSICALIVLYAAQSVYQPTVQAAVPFIVPREGIVRATAIVSQISALSGLVGPVLGGLLFGLFGIEPVVLVSGVAFALSTLLIVLFVRIPRDAIERSTVGVVRTVANDIAESFSFLRHERTVILKVIFLVAGINLTLTAFILIGAPVTITQILGLPNQYMGFAEGAMALGGLAGGISVGVFAKRLKLSSAPLFLLASALGLLPIAVVLGVPMDAMAAYGMVVAGLFVSMACATMFSIQAISFVQLETPGHLVGKVIALTMSMANCAQPIGQLVYGGLFDALRGNLVPVAVGTAAIAFVIGMITFRVLRKGLANLAEGEAAEEAEALEAA; the protein is encoded by the coding sequence ATGAACACGCTGCTCAATCGATCGTTTGTCTCAGTTATATTCGCGCAGATCGCCTCGCTGTTCGGCGACGCGGTGCTGCGCTTCGCCCTGCCGTTGTACGTGCTGAACCAAACGGGGTCGGCGGCGCTCATGGGAGCGGTGTCCGCCTGCGCCTGGATCCCCTATATCGTGCTGACGCCGATCGGCGGGGTAGCAGCCGACCGCGTGAACAAACGGCGCATCATGGCGGCGCTCGACGCGATCTTGGCGGTGACCTGCGGCGCGTTCCTCGCGCTCGACGGCGTTATCGATCTCGTCGGCCTGTCCATCTGCGCGCTCATCGTCCTGTACGCCGCGCAGAGCGTGTACCAGCCCACGGTGCAGGCGGCGGTGCCGTTCATCGTGCCGCGCGAAGGCATTGTGCGCGCTACCGCCATCGTCAGCCAGATCAGCGCGCTGTCGGGACTCGTGGGTCCTGTGCTGGGCGGCCTGCTGTTCGGGCTGTTCGGCATCGAGCCGGTGGTTCTCGTGTCCGGCGTGGCGTTCGCGCTTTCGACGTTGCTCATCGTGCTGTTCGTGCGCATTCCCCGCGACGCCATCGAGCGCAGCACGGTGGGCGTGGTACGCACCGTGGCGAACGACATCGCCGAGAGCTTCTCGTTTTTGCGTCACGAGCGCACGGTCATCCTCAAGGTCATCTTCCTCGTCGCGGGCATCAACCTCACGCTGACGGCGTTCATCCTCATCGGCGCGCCGGTGACCATCACGCAGATCCTCGGGCTGCCCAACCAGTACATGGGCTTCGCGGAGGGCGCCATGGCGTTGGGCGGCTTGGCGGGCGGCATCTCGGTGGGCGTGTTCGCGAAGCGCTTGAAGCTGAGCAGCGCGCCGCTGTTCCTGCTGGCGTCGGCGCTGGGGCTGCTGCCGATCGCCGTGGTGCTGGGCGTGCCGATGGATGCGATGGCGGCGTACGGCATGGTGGTGGCAGGCCTGTTCGTGTCCATGGCGTGCGCGACGATGTTCAGCATCCAGGCTATCTCGTTCGTGCAGCTTGAAACGCCGGGACATCTGGTGGGGAAGGTCATCGCGCTCACCATGTCGATGGCGAACTGCGCGCAACCCATCGGCCAGCTCGTCTACGGCGGCCTGTTCGATGCGCTCCGCGGAAACCTCGTGCCGGTGGCGGTGGGCACGGCGGCCATCGCGTTCGTCATCGGGATGATCACGTTCCGCGTGCTGCGGAAGGGGTTGGCGAACCTGGCGGAAGGCGAGGCTGCGGAGGAAGCCGAGGCGCTGGAAGCCGCTTAA
- a CDS encoding glycoside hydrolase family 3 protein, with the protein MRSRWLVLCALAACLLAPLTGCVASQPEAAPEQPATEFGTPSDTDGDATAATPQPDAQPSHEPTLDERAADKTASLTLEQKVAQLFIVRPESITGVDTVTQAGPATEEALRAYPVGGIAYFQKNLLDPDQTAAMLANAQAYSEEAVGLPLFTCVDEEGGTVSRVGGNPGFPIENVGDMADVGAADDPAAAEEVARTIGTYLHDLGFNVDFAPDADICGDPAVDVMALRSFGTDPQLVAAMVEAQVEGFESAGMLCTAKHFPGIGGVMGDSHEGAIVSEKTLDELRAFELVPFEAAIAADVPFVMVGHLSAPNATGDVVPASINPAIVTDLLREELGYQNLIITDSMGMGAVGDVAPEQMGVAALEAGVDIVLMPEDFAATYQGVLDAVHDGRLTEARIDESVQRVVRVKLALEE; encoded by the coding sequence ATGCGTTCACGTTGGTTGGTTCTCTGCGCGCTTGCGGCGTGCTTGCTCGCGCCGCTGACGGGGTGCGTCGCCTCGCAACCGGAAGCCGCGCCCGAACAGCCGGCAACCGAGTTCGGCACGCCGTCTGACACCGACGGGGATGCTACCGCAGCCACGCCTCAGCCCGATGCCCAACCGTCCCACGAGCCCACGCTGGACGAGCGCGCCGCCGACAAAACGGCCTCCCTCACCCTCGAGCAGAAGGTGGCGCAGCTGTTCATCGTGCGCCCCGAATCCATCACGGGCGTGGACACCGTCACGCAGGCCGGCCCCGCCACCGAAGAGGCACTGCGAGCTTATCCCGTGGGCGGCATCGCCTACTTCCAGAAGAACCTGCTGGACCCCGACCAGACCGCCGCTATGCTGGCCAACGCGCAGGCGTATTCCGAGGAAGCCGTCGGCTTGCCGCTGTTCACCTGCGTTGACGAGGAGGGCGGCACCGTTTCGCGCGTCGGAGGCAACCCCGGCTTCCCCATCGAGAACGTGGGCGACATGGCCGACGTCGGCGCCGCCGACGACCCCGCGGCGGCAGAGGAGGTCGCGCGCACCATCGGCACGTACCTGCACGACCTGGGCTTCAACGTGGACTTCGCCCCCGACGCCGACATCTGCGGCGACCCCGCCGTCGACGTGATGGCGCTGCGTTCGTTCGGAACCGACCCGCAGCTCGTGGCGGCTATGGTGGAAGCGCAGGTCGAGGGGTTTGAAAGCGCGGGCATGCTGTGCACCGCCAAGCACTTCCCCGGCATCGGCGGCGTGATGGGAGACAGCCACGAGGGCGCCATCGTGTCCGAGAAAACCCTCGACGAACTGCGCGCCTTCGAGCTGGTTCCGTTCGAGGCAGCCATCGCGGCCGACGTCCCGTTCGTCATGGTGGGCCACCTTTCGGCGCCGAACGCCACGGGCGACGTCGTGCCCGCCTCCATCAACCCCGCCATCGTCACCGACCTGCTGCGCGAGGAGCTGGGCTACCAGAACCTCATCATCACCGACTCGATGGGCATGGGCGCCGTAGGCGACGTGGCCCCCGAGCAGATGGGCGTCGCGGCGCTCGAGGCGGGCGTCGACATCGTGCTCATGCCCGAGGATTTCGCCGCCACCTACCAAGGCGTGCTCGACGCCGTACACGACGGCCGCCTGACGGAAGCGCGCATCGACGAATCGGTGCAGCGCGTGGTGAGGGTGAAGCTCGCGCTGGAGGAGTAG
- a CDS encoding anaerobic ribonucleoside-triphosphate reductase activating protein, giving the protein MRIAGLQKLTLLDYPGKTAATVFTPGCNFRCPFCHNADLVTGGAAHETTAGASASADAISLDEFFAFLSKRQGLLDGVCISGGEPLLQPGIEDFCARVRELGYTVKLDTNGSFPDRLRALVKAGLVDCVAMDVKNAPERYAETVGVPAFDLAPVQASLDFLLTGTVPYEVRTTVVRELHTADDLHALAAWVQGVQAWHLQSFIDAESVLGGTGRFHAWDPDDLRALLPELQRLVPTVALRGVE; this is encoded by the coding sequence ATGCGCATCGCCGGCTTGCAGAAGCTCACGCTGCTCGACTACCCGGGCAAAACCGCGGCCACGGTGTTCACGCCGGGCTGCAACTTCCGCTGCCCGTTCTGCCACAACGCCGATCTGGTGACGGGCGGCGCGGCGCACGAGACGACCGCGGGCGCGAGCGCGAGCGCCGACGCCATCTCGCTCGACGAGTTCTTCGCTTTTCTGAGCAAGCGCCAAGGGCTGCTCGACGGCGTGTGCATCTCGGGCGGCGAACCGTTGCTGCAGCCCGGCATCGAGGACTTCTGCGCACGCGTACGCGAGCTGGGGTACACGGTAAAGCTCGACACGAACGGCAGCTTCCCCGACCGCCTGCGCGCCCTCGTGAAGGCCGGCCTCGTGGACTGCGTGGCGATGGACGTGAAGAACGCGCCGGAGCGGTACGCCGAAACCGTCGGCGTGCCCGCGTTCGACCTCGCGCCGGTACAGGCCTCGCTCGACTTCCTGCTCACGGGCACCGTTCCCTACGAGGTGCGTACCACCGTGGTGCGCGAGCTGCATACCGCCGACGACCTGCACGCGCTGGCCGCGTGGGTGCAGGGCGTGCAGGCATGGCACCTGCAAAGCTTCATCGACGCGGAAAGCGTGCTGGGCGGCACCGGCCGCTTCCACGCGTGGGATCCCGACGACTTGAGAGCGCTGCTGCCCGAGCTGCAGCGACTGGTGCCCACCGTCGCGCTGCGCGGCGTGGAGTAG
- a CDS encoding TetR/AcrR family transcriptional regulator: MARNKHPEETVNRILDVALALFYEKGYDKTSIQDIIDRLGGLTKGAVYHHFKSKEDILSAALDRDNAALYAELRRIRDDGGMNGAEKLQALFAASVAGPQMDMWANAAPDVDPVKNARLLGMQYQSVFAETVPDFVLPIVEQGVRDGSIVTDYPREFSEVIVLLANLWASPMFRACTAKELRTRIDYYIDVVKALGGLSLAEDGVASLLEGYRSQFNERLDAVNS; encoded by the coding sequence ATGGCTCGCAACAAGCATCCCGAGGAAACGGTGAACCGCATCCTCGACGTGGCCCTGGCCCTGTTCTACGAGAAAGGGTACGACAAAACCAGCATCCAGGACATCATCGATCGGTTGGGCGGCCTCACGAAAGGCGCGGTGTACCACCACTTCAAGTCGAAGGAGGACATTCTGTCGGCCGCCCTTGACCGCGACAACGCGGCGCTGTACGCCGAGCTTCGGCGCATCCGCGATGATGGTGGCATGAACGGAGCGGAGAAGCTGCAAGCCCTGTTCGCGGCTTCGGTCGCCGGGCCGCAGATGGACATGTGGGCAAACGCCGCCCCCGACGTGGACCCGGTGAAGAACGCGCGCTTGCTGGGCATGCAGTACCAATCGGTGTTCGCCGAGACGGTGCCCGATTTCGTGCTGCCCATCGTGGAGCAGGGCGTGCGCGACGGCAGCATCGTCACGGATTACCCGCGCGAGTTCAGCGAGGTCATCGTGCTGTTGGCGAACTTGTGGGCCAGCCCTATGTTCCGCGCGTGCACCGCGAAGGAGCTGCGTACGCGCATCGACTACTACATCGACGTCGTGAAAGCGCTCGGCGGGTTGTCCCTGGCGGAGGACGGGGTGGCGTCCCTTTTGGAGGGGTATCGCAGTCAATTCAACGAAAGGCTCGATGCGGTGAACTCGTAG
- a CDS encoding InlB B-repeat-containing protein produces MLHERMRKMLGAALVFSLAMSIAFPGASFADGSTGTQLGLRITDSSQSQGSGEEGEPGSTQLGIRVTDSSNPAPLTVTVTFDANGGSAVSDQIVAYNTAVTEPADPVWEGHAFAGWFTEPSGGSAYDFDAAVLGNLILYAHWTVHVYTVSFETDGGTLVDSQTVDHGGLAARPADPSKAGYEFEGWFSDVGCTQPYDFNAAVASDKVLYAKWAASYTVAFNKNGGEGDMAPMDMVVGQKKALAANSFTRTGYTFKEWNTKPDGSGAPYADGAEVDFASATAGSEVKLYAQWALQVVCDVPTAAAVTVDALGAVTGEDQEFVSGSAAPLEMSAVKSARLAGVESVFADATTLSGVRVTLTPPASAGSPVQVPLATSGDGQPAGFAIPTKGKLSVSFGLSIPANAKLSFVGSAADVAQLTYVIGPAS; encoded by the coding sequence ATGTTGCACGAAAGAATGAGAAAGATGCTTGGCGCGGCGTTGGTGTTTTCGCTTGCGATGTCGATAGCGTTTCCCGGTGCATCTTTCGCCGATGGTTCGACTGGCACCCAGCTGGGCCTGCGCATCACCGATTCTTCGCAGAGCCAAGGTTCGGGCGAGGAAGGTGAGCCCGGCTCGACCCAGCTCGGCATCCGAGTGACCGACTCGTCGAATCCGGCTCCGCTTACCGTGACGGTGACGTTCGACGCAAATGGCGGATCGGCAGTGAGCGATCAGATTGTCGCGTACAACACGGCCGTCACCGAACCGGCCGATCCCGTTTGGGAAGGCCACGCCTTCGCTGGATGGTTCACGGAGCCTTCCGGTGGCTCGGCTTACGACTTCGATGCCGCGGTGCTTGGAAACCTGATCCTTTATGCGCACTGGACCGTACACGTTTACACGGTATCGTTCGAAACGGATGGCGGCACGCTCGTCGATTCTCAAACGGTTGACCATGGTGGCTTGGCAGCGAGGCCCGCCGACCCGTCGAAAGCCGGCTACGAGTTCGAAGGCTGGTTCTCCGACGTCGGATGCACCCAGCCTTACGACTTCAATGCTGCCGTGGCATCGGATAAGGTGCTCTATGCGAAATGGGCTGCTAGCTACACGGTGGCCTTCAACAAGAACGGCGGCGAGGGCGACATGGCCCCCATGGATATGGTCGTCGGCCAAAAGAAGGCCCTGGCCGCGAACTCCTTCACCAGGACCGGCTACACCTTCAAGGAATGGAACACGAAGCCCGACGGCTCGGGCGCGCCCTACGCCGACGGGGCCGAGGTCGACTTCGCCTCGGCGACGGCGGGCTCGGAGGTCAAGCTCTACGCCCAATGGGCGCTCCAGGTGGTCTGCGACGTGCCGACGGCGGCCGCCGTCACCGTCGACGCCTTGGGCGCCGTCACGGGCGAGGACCAGGAGTTCGTCTCCGGCTCCGCCGCGCCCCTGGAGATGAGCGCCGTCAAGAGCGCCAGGCTCGCAGGGGTGGAGTCCGTCTTCGCCGATGCGACCACCCTCTCGGGCGTGCGCGTGACGCTCACGCCGCCCGCCTCCGCGGGCTCGCCCGTGCAGGTGCCCCTCGCCACTTCGGGCGACGGCCAGCCCGCGGGCTTCGCCATCCCGACTAAGGGCAAGCTCTCGGTGTCCTTCGGCCTGTCGATTCCCGCAAACGCGAAGCTTTCCTTCGTCGGATCCGCCGCCGACGTCGCGCAGCTGACCTACGTCATAGGCCCCGCTTCCTGA